The genomic DNA TTGGCATTTGGCGCTCTGTCTCGATTGTATGCAAACTGCGTGGGGGCTGGGATCCAACGGATCAGCAGTCGGCGAAAAACCGCGCCTGGAATTGCAGGTGCGGCCCTAAGGGGCCGAGCCGTTTCGAAGCAGCGCAGAGAATCGAAAAGTCCGAGGCTTACAAAAGCATGCAGGCTGTTCAAAAAGACCGTCGTTCTCACCCGCCCACCCCGGCGCGCCAAAACGCGCCGTTCCGCGGGCAAGGCCGCAAGTGAGGAGGCGAAACGTACTTAGAGCCGTACGTTGAGTCTCTAAACGATGCGAGAACGCCGGTGGCGGACTTTTTCAACAGCCCTGGGAGGGAGGATATATGGGTCAGGAAGAAGAAGATCTGGAACTCTATCGGTCGCGACTCCTTGAATCATTGAATGGCCGATCCAGCCGCTCTCTCAGGGGCGCATCGGATCCCATTCAGGTGTATATCAACGAGCGCCGCGTGGGAGAGCTTGAAGGAACGGGAATCGGCGCGATGTTGCAGGTTCAGTGCATCGATCACATCGACACGGTGCAGCTTCGTACCGAAGAAGGCACTCTCTTGGGGGGACTTGCCGCTCCCGAGCATGGATTTAGAACGGACCGTCTCCGGCTGTCCGCCGATACGATCGAGCTCTGTGTCCACAATACCGCGCAAGGGGGAACGCTCAGCGCGCTGTTCAATCCTGCGCCCGGTTTCTGGGGTCGCTTCCGGAAGAGCATCGCTGATATGACCGACAAGTTGACGGCCCGCCGTCCGGATACAGCGATCGCATACGGCGCGTATGGAATGCGCACGGTCGCCTTCACACAAGCGCTTTTGGCGATTGCCGTCGTGGGATTGGTCGCCGACCGTGCGACGACATGGATGACGCCCGAGCCCACGCCCTCTCCGGTCGTCCAAACAGCGAGTCTTCCCGCATCTCCGCCGGCGGAAACGGCAAGACTTGAACAGCAGCTGGATGAGGTGGCACGGATGCAGGCGAAGATAGGAGATGCCCTTGCGTCTCAACAGAACGGCATCGTGCAGCTCCATCAAGCCGTGGCCAAATTATCATCGACTCAGGAATCTGTGGCGTCCAGCGTGGTGATGGTCAAGGAAGAAGTCAAGGAAGAACTTGAGAAACGGCTGGAAGCAGTCGGTCGCGAGACCGACCGCACGGCGCGACACGTCGCGAGCAAAGGGCGAATTGAGCAGGAACAGCTGGAAGCCGCGATCCATAGTCTCACCGCGGATAATGATCGGTTGTCGAAAGAAGTGGCCGGCCTGGAAGAGAACAACCGGAGTCTGAAGGAAAAATTGCAGCCAGCGGTGGCGAGTGTCCCGAAAGCCGCCGATCCCAGCCCGGAACGTCTCTTGAAAATGGCCGACAGCATGCAGGGCAACCAGCAGCCTTTCCTGTTCTGGGTGACGTTCAGCGAAGGAACGAGTCAGGAAAGCATCGATCAATGGGTCAATGGAATGAAGGGTCATAAGGGAGCGCTGAACGAAGGTTGGCAGGAAGTACGGATTATTCCGCCACCGGTCCCGCCCGATCGCTTCTTGGAGCAGATCAGAGGAGAAAAAATCATCAAGGCTGCGCGGATCAATCAGTAGGAGCATGACCCAGGACCCAGGAGAGAGTTCTTACCCCGCATCGTCGTTCGCATCGAGAGGTCTTGAAATCCAGACGAGCAGCGGCTTTCGATGATCGTTCATCCGAGAGGACATCCTGACGTTCGTCGACGCAAAACGTTCGGGTCATGTCGAAGCAGCTGAAGCAGCTATGGGGGCGGGTCATTTGTGGGAGTCATTTTGTCGATGGGGCAATCATGAGGCTCACTATCCGGTCAAGCGCCTCGACTGGACATATTCCGGCCCGATCACAGACGTTTTGTCCGTTGAGCCACGTGAGATGGAATCAGTAGCATGCATCATAAGCGAGGGAAGAAACCGGCATACGGGCAGCCAAGAGATAGCAAGATGTCATCACTGGATAACGTCCCACCGATCAACCGGCAATTGCTTTCGAACCGGCCCCTATTAGAATAGAACAACTAGAACAACACACAAATCAAGTCGGCGATTGAACCAAGCCATCACGCTGCAAGGAAGAGAAAGGAAGATCCATGAGAATCGCACAAGTGGCCCCATTGTGGGAGAGCGTCCCGCCGAAACTCTACGGGGGAACCGAACGCATCGTTTCGTACATTACGGAGGAGTTGGTCGCGCAGGGACATGATGTCACGCTGTTTGCCAGCGGCGATTCAGAGACCACGGCGCGGCTTGAGGCAATCTGCCCGCAGGCGCTCCGATTGAATACCGGGATCTTTAATCGGGACGCTCCCATGATGATGCTTCAGGAGCGAGGCCTTGGAGCGGCGAGGGGCTTCGACATCATCCATTCACACCTGGATTTCATCGGATTCCCACTGGCACGACGGAACACCATTCCGGTTGTGACGACCCTGCACGGGCGTCAGGATCTTCCGGAATTGGAGCCGGTGTTCCGTGAATTTTCTGAAATGCCCTTGGTGTCCATTTCGGACGCCCAGCGTAAGCCGTTGCCTTGGGCGAATTGGGCGGGAACCGTCCACCATGGTCTTCCTCGCAACCTCTACACGTTTCATCCTGAATCTCAAGGCTATCTGGCCTTTCTGGGCCGCATCTCCCCGGAAAAGCGTCCGGACCAAGCGATAGAAATCGCCAAACGGGCAGGCCTCCCCTTGCGGATTGCGGCAAAAGTGGATCCAGCCGATCAGAACTACTTCGAAGCCGAAATCGAACCGTTGCTCAACCATCCACTGATTGAATTCATCGGAGAGATTTCCGATGCCGAGAAAGACGAGTTTCTCGGCAATGCAATGGCATTGGTATGCCCCTATGATTGGCCGGAGCCCTTTGGGTTGGTGTTGATCGAAGCCTTGGCCTGCGGAACTCCGGTGTTGGCCTACCGACGGGGGTCGATTCCGGAAATCCTCGATCATGGCGTCACCGGGTTTATTTGCGAGACCGTGTCCGAATTGGTGGACGCAGTCGGACAGGTCTCGCTCATCGATCGGCGGCACTGCCGGGCTGCCTTTGATGAGCGGTTTACCGCGGACCGGATGGCACGCGACTATGTGGCACTGTATGAGCGTCTTCTCGAAGATGAAGCCACACAGGCTTTCGCCTCCGAGGAGCATAAGGTTCTCGGGCGAGGCCGACATGTCTGACATACTTGCCGATGCGAAAGAGACCGGTTCCGTTCCGAGTCGTGCTCGCGGTTGGGAGTTGGTGAAAACCAGAGACTTCGGCTTTTTGTTCGCCGGCCAGACGATCTCTCAGATCGGAGACAGCCTCAACAAGGTGGCGCTTTTGTGGTTCGTCTATGAAATGACCGGGTCGGCGCTCAAGATGACGGTGGTCGGACTGCTTCAAACGCTTCCCCCATTGTTGTTCGGTCCGCTGATCGGTGTCTTTCTGGACCGCGTTCGAAAGAAACCGGTCATGATTTGGGTCGATCTTCTTCGGACCATGATGGTTCTTCTGATTCCGTTGCTCTATGCCGCGGGCGAATTGACTCTCGATCGGCTTTACGTCCTTGTCTTTGCCACCGCAATTTTTTCCACGGTGTTCGGACCCGCCTTAACATCCGCGGTTCCTCTCATTGTGCCCAAGGAGCGGCTTATCGCCGCCAATGCGCTCTTGCAGACGACGACCAACGTCGGGCTTCTTGTCGGGCCTGCCGTCAGCGGTCTCGGTATCGCGCTCATTGGAGCGCAAAACGTCCTCTATGCCGACGCGGCGACCTTTTTTATCTCCGCCCTGTGTCTGTTCCCTATTCGTATGCATGAAACTGCCGACCGCCGGCGTACGGCAAGTCAAGGATTGACGGAAGACTTCACCGCCGACTTGCTGGCGGGTTTTCGCTTCGTCTTCGTCGAGCAGAAGACCGTCTTGCTCCTCATGTTGACGGCCACTCTCTATAGCGTCGGCATCAGCGCCTTCATCTTTTTGCTGCCGGTCTTCGCGAAAGACGTGCTGGGAGTGGGCCCGATTCAGCTCGGATGGCTATGGTCGGCGCTCGGCGTCGGAATGTTGCTCGCCTCCCTTAGTCTGACATCGATTACGCAG from Nitrospira sp. includes the following:
- a CDS encoding Glycosyltransferase, producing MRIAQVAPLWESVPPKLYGGTERIVSYITEELVAQGHDVTLFASGDSETTARLEAICPQALRLNTGIFNRDAPMMMLQERGLGAARGFDIIHSHLDFIGFPLARRNTIPVVTTLHGRQDLPELEPVFREFSEMPLVSISDAQRKPLPWANWAGTVHHGLPRNLYTFHPESQGYLAFLGRISPEKRPDQAIEIAKRAGLPLRIAAKVDPADQNYFEAEIEPLLNHPLIEFIGEISDAEKDEFLGNAMALVCPYDWPEPFGLVLIEALACGTPVLAYRRGSIPEILDHGVTGFICETVSELVDAVGQVSLIDRRHCRAAFDERFTADRMARDYVALYERLLEDEATQAFASEEHKVLGRGRHV
- a CDS encoding putative MFS-type transporter, whose protein sequence is MSDILADAKETGSVPSRARGWELVKTRDFGFLFAGQTISQIGDSLNKVALLWFVYEMTGSALKMTVVGLLQTLPPLLFGPLIGVFLDRVRKKPVMIWVDLLRTMMVLLIPLLYAAGELTLDRLYVLVFATAIFSTVFGPALTSAVPLIVPKERLIAANALLQTTTNVGLLVGPAVSGLGIALIGAQNVLYADAATFFISALCLFPIRMHETADRRRTASQGLTEDFTADLLAGFRFVFVEQKTVLLLMLTATLYSVGISAFIFLLPVFAKDVLGVGPIQLGWLWSALGVGMLLASLSLTSITQGDVSWRLRFISGALAVGGLAVAALGFLEAPVVAGALIAVIGGSTAMFTPLVWTMLQELTPAHLLGRVFTSFATGGMASSMAGMAGFGWAADTIGPAASLGGISLILLMTAATAWLFSFYKSHTGALAVSTPGPLVS